From the Leptolyngbya sp. O-77 genome, one window contains:
- a CDS encoding serine hydrolase codes for MPFFQRDDQLALQGDRILAATRAEFPSLAPNQIAFTWLVYRPPIPVNTGGAISPQQFWQYSVGGYSYRGVELIYPASVVKLFYLVAVQEWLEQGMIAPSSELDRAIRDMIVDSSNDATGLVVDMLTGTTSGPELPIEPFETWKYQRNIVNRYFKSLGWEELDTINVNQKTWCDGPYGRERAFYGELMENRNLLTTEAVARLLHSIVGGVAVSGERSQFMMRLLHRSLNPAELAADPENQVTGFLGGGLPQTARLWSKAGLMSRVRHDAAYIELPDAPPYLLVVFTEGRDHSQNEAILPFVSQQVAAAMMELGVRG; via the coding sequence ATGCCGTTTTTTCAGCGCGACGACCAGCTTGCCTTACAGGGCGATCGCATTCTTGCTGCTACTCGAGCCGAGTTCCCCAGCCTCGCGCCCAACCAGATTGCCTTCACCTGGCTGGTATATCGACCGCCCATCCCCGTCAACACAGGCGGCGCAATTTCGCCCCAGCAATTCTGGCAATATTCCGTCGGCGGCTACTCCTATCGCGGCGTAGAGCTAATTTACCCCGCTAGCGTGGTCAAGCTGTTTTATTTGGTGGCGGTGCAGGAGTGGCTAGAGCAGGGCATGATCGCGCCCTCCAGCGAACTGGATCGGGCCATCCGCGACATGATTGTAGACTCTAGCAACGACGCGACGGGGCTGGTGGTGGACATGCTGACGGGCACCACCAGCGGCCCCGAACTGCCCATCGAGCCGTTTGAAACCTGGAAATATCAGCGCAATATCGTCAACCGCTACTTCAAGTCCCTGGGTTGGGAAGAACTGGACACGATTAATGTGAATCAAAAAACCTGGTGCGACGGCCCCTACGGTCGGGAGCGGGCCTTTTATGGCGAACTCATGGAAAACCGCAACCTGCTGACAACCGAGGCCGTGGCGCGGCTGCTGCACAGCATTGTGGGCGGCGTGGCAGTGAGCGGCGAGCGATCGCAGTTCATGATGCGCCTGCTGCATCGCAGCCTCAACCCTGCGGAGCTAGCCGCCGACCCCGAAAACCAAGTCACAGGCTTTTTGGGCGGCGGCCTACCGCAGACCGCGCGGCTCTGGTCGAAGGCGGGGCTGATGAGCCGGGTGCGCCACGACGCGGCCTACATCGAACTCCCCGATGCGCCGCCCTACCTGCTGGTGGTGTTTACCGAAGGGCGGGATCACAGCCAGAACGAGGCGATTTTGCCGTTTGTATCGCAGCAGGTGGCGGCGGCCATGATGGAGCTGGGGGTGCGGGGTTAG
- a CDS encoding C40 family peptidase, which produces MVSLASIQADFASDRTVTYQCLENLNLYDSPALKDLATQAVAGRQLRILGTTLPDASADLTGSALSAVLCEDDYPGWVAVEDLDLLAVAEAPYRAIALSTDDIHACLPQVIAFARQAMAQPNHYLWGGTVGPNYDCSGLVQTAFASAGIWLPRDAYQQEAFVQPIPITDLQPGDLVFFGRPDRCTHVGLYLGDGQYLHSSGKDQGRNGIGIDVLSEQGNAVSRAYFRQFRGAGRVVACYVGGRG; this is translated from the coding sequence ATGGTTTCCCTTGCGTCTATTCAAGCTGATTTTGCGAGCGATCGCACCGTTACCTATCAGTGTCTCGAAAATCTCAATCTTTATGACTCGCCTGCGCTAAAGGATTTGGCGACGCAAGCCGTTGCCGGACGACAACTGCGAATCTTGGGGACGACGCTGCCCGATGCCAGTGCCGATCTGACTGGCAGCGCCCTCTCTGCGGTGCTATGCGAAGACGACTATCCGGGCTGGGTGGCGGTGGAAGATCTGGATCTGCTGGCGGTGGCGGAGGCTCCCTATCGGGCGATCGCCCTCAGCACCGACGACATCCACGCCTGTCTGCCCCAGGTCATTGCCTTTGCTCGCCAGGCCATGGCCCAGCCCAACCACTACCTCTGGGGCGGCACGGTCGGCCCCAACTACGACTGCTCTGGGCTGGTACAAACGGCCTTTGCCTCGGCGGGCATCTGGCTGCCCCGCGATGCCTACCAGCAGGAAGCCTTTGTGCAGCCGATTCCCATAACCGACCTCCAGCCCGGCGATCTCGTGTTTTTTGGCCGCCCCGACCGCTGCACCCACGTTGGCCTCTACTTGGGCGACGGGCAGTACCTTCACAGTTCTGGCAAAGACCAGGGGCGCAACGGCATCGGCATTGATGTCCTGTCGGAACAGGGCAATGCTGTCAGCCGCGCCTACTTTCGCCAGTTTCGCGGAGCCGGTCGAGTTGTGGCCTGTTATGTCGGGGGGAGGGGTTAG
- a CDS encoding protealysin inhibitor emfourin produces the protein MKSSAAIILFLPAMRIDFQSSGGFANLQLAYSVDTRTLRPGEASELEALVRQSNVMEMQPGQLAAASAGPPDVMTYRLELQEGDRHQSLTITDLTAPPSLQPLLSRLRDLALEHR, from the coding sequence ATGAAGTCATCTGCCGCCATCATCCTGTTTCTCCCTGCTATGCGAATCGACTTCCAATCCAGCGGCGGTTTTGCCAATCTGCAGCTAGCCTACAGTGTGGATACCCGCACGCTGCGGCCAGGAGAAGCCTCGGAACTAGAAGCCCTGGTGCGGCAGTCTAATGTGATGGAGATGCAGCCTGGTCAGTTGGCGGCCGCTAGTGCCGGGCCGCCCGACGTGATGACCTACCGCCTAGAGCTTCAGGAGGGCGATCGCCACCAGTCCCTTACCATCACCGACCTCACTGCACCGCCGTCGCTGCAACCGCTGCTGTCTCGCCTCCGCGACCTCGCTCTAGAGCACCGCTAG
- a CDS encoding cyanophycin synthetase has translation MVIEESSGQSSPVNARKTDIFDVFGFKHYIGPNPYLGRGALVFRLALTGYRDPLPLDDYVEAIAQRYPKMALTEYKSYADLFVQTVVEVGKLDMDLHCELWSLQPTEPTTIAVESIHESTSYGTVYAVWDWFEAISNGQPFQLEDQIALLQTRFRRSVYGGPTIYALLRAAHNQGIPAFYLPDEGLMQYGYGKKLVRGVATTFDCDSHVDSDFTTRKDDCKAFLSTLGFPVPQGAIVSTLKEALKAVQSIGYPVAVKPVVGHKGIGVTADVQDDSELEFAFDRAVEAHEDGQSIAVIVEQSISGLDHRLLCVDGKFVAATQRRPASVTGDGRSTIAELIALENRKPERLDTPTSPLGKIIVDESLERYLLEQRLDLDSILDPDEVIYLRKVANLSSGGVSIDATEQVHPDNIVLAQDIAQHFRLVCLGIDVLTSDISRSWKEGNFGIIEINAAPGVYMHLRPAVGNSIDVASRILETFFESGQAARIPIFTFNYLPLKELQELVDQILVNYPNWTIGAICRDAAFVNRSQKALTGSYNTKVQSLLRNPKLDLLIAEYDEATLEQEGCFYDGSNIVILDAPTETEKMLSRNIADGATVVIKEGNAVSRRREGLVETYELAEEEPFQRVYWKEISAILSEK, from the coding sequence ATGGTGATTGAAGAATCGAGTGGACAGTCGAGTCCGGTCAATGCTCGGAAAACCGACATTTTTGATGTGTTTGGCTTTAAGCATTACATTGGGCCAAATCCCTACCTGGGGCGAGGGGCATTGGTGTTTCGGCTGGCGCTGACGGGATATCGCGACCCACTGCCGCTGGATGACTATGTAGAGGCGATCGCCCAGCGGTATCCCAAAATGGCGCTCACCGAGTACAAGTCCTACGCCGATCTGTTTGTGCAAACCGTGGTCGAGGTCGGCAAACTGGACATGGATTTGCACTGTGAACTGTGGAGCCTCCAGCCCACCGAGCCGACGACGATCGCGGTCGAGTCGATCCACGAGTCCACCAGCTATGGCACGGTCTACGCAGTTTGGGACTGGTTCGAGGCAATTTCCAATGGACAGCCCTTTCAGCTTGAAGACCAGATTGCGCTGCTGCAAACCCGCTTTCGCCGATCGGTCTACGGCGGCCCTACGATCTACGCCCTGCTGCGGGCGGCTCATAACCAGGGCATTCCCGCCTTTTATCTGCCCGATGAGGGGCTAATGCAGTATGGCTACGGCAAAAAGCTGGTGCGCGGGGTCGCTACGACTTTCGATTGCGATAGCCATGTGGATTCTGACTTTACGACCCGCAAAGACGACTGCAAGGCCTTTCTCAGCACGCTGGGATTTCCAGTGCCCCAGGGGGCAATCGTTTCCACGCTGAAGGAAGCGCTGAAGGCAGTGCAGTCGATCGGTTACCCGGTCGCGGTCAAGCCTGTGGTCGGGCACAAGGGCATTGGGGTGACAGCCGACGTGCAGGACGACAGCGAACTGGAGTTTGCCTTTGACCGAGCGGTGGAGGCCCATGAGGACGGCCAATCCATTGCGGTCATCGTTGAACAGAGCATCTCCGGGCTGGATCATCGGCTGCTGTGCGTGGATGGCAAGTTTGTCGCCGCCACCCAGCGCCGCCCCGCCTCGGTCACAGGCGACGGGCGCTCCACCATTGCCGAGCTAATTGCGCTGGAAAACCGCAAACCAGAGCGGCTCGACACGCCCACCTCGCCCTTGGGCAAGATCATCGTGGACGAGTCGCTGGAACGCTACCTGTTGGAGCAGCGGCTTGACCTCGACAGTATCCTCGATCCAGATGAAGTCATCTACTTGCGAAAGGTGGCGAACCTATCGTCTGGCGGGGTCAGCATCGACGCAACCGAGCAGGTTCACCCCGACAATATTGTGCTTGCCCAGGATATTGCTCAGCATTTTCGCCTCGTCTGTCTCGGCATTGATGTGCTTACGTCCGACATTTCACGCTCCTGGAAAGAGGGCAACTTCGGCATCATCGAGATCAACGCCGCGCCGGGGGTTTACATGCACCTGCGTCCAGCCGTCGGCAACAGCATTGATGTAGCTTCGCGGATTCTGGAAACCTTTTTTGAATCGGGGCAAGCTGCCCGCATTCCCATCTTCACCTTCAACTATCTGCCGCTGAAGGAACTGCAAGAGCTGGTTGATCAAATTTTGGTGAACTATCCCAACTGGACGATTGGGGCCATTTGCCGGGATGCCGCCTTTGTCAATCGCTCTCAAAAAGCACTAACGGGTTCCTACAACACGAAGGTACAAAGCCTGCTGCGGAATCCCAAGCTGGATTTGCTGATTGCAGAATATGACGAAGCAACGCTAGAGCAAGAGGGCTGCTTTTATGACGGCAGCAATATTGTGATTTTGGACGCGCCCACAGAAACGGAGAAAATGCTGTCTCGCAATATCGCTGACGGCGCAACAGTGGTAATCAAAGAGGGCAACGCCGTTTCTCGACGGCGAGAAGGCCTGGTAGAAACCTATGAGCTGGCAGAGGAAGAGCCATTTCAGCGGGTGTATTGGAAAGAGATTTCCGCGATTCTGTCAGAAAAGTAG